The proteins below are encoded in one region of Triticum aestivum cultivar Chinese Spring chromosome 1B, IWGSC CS RefSeq v2.1, whole genome shotgun sequence:
- the LOC123091819 gene encoding histone H4 encodes MSGRGKGGKGLGKGGAKRHRKVLRDNIQGITKPAIRRLARRGGVKRISGLIYEETRGVLKIFLENVIRDAVTYTEHARRKTVTAMDVVYALKRQGRTLYGFGG; translated from the coding sequence ATGTCCGGCCGCGGCAAGGGAGGGAAGGGGCTGGGCAAGGGCGGCGCAAAGCGCCACCGGAAGGTGCTGCGCGACAACATCCAGGGCATCACCAAGCCGGCCATCCGCCGTCTGGCTCGCAGGGGCGGCGTGAAGCGCATCTCGgggctcatctacgaggagacccgcggcgtgcTCAAGATCTTCCTGGAGAACGTCATCCGCGACGCCGTCACCTACACCGAGCACGCCCGCCGCAAGACAGTCACCGCCATGGACGTCGTCTACGCGCTCAAGCGCCAGGGCCGCACCCTCTACGGCTTCGGCGGCTAG